One genomic segment of Micromonospora sp. WMMC415 includes these proteins:
- a CDS encoding homogentisate 1,2-dioxygenase, translating into MPYYRRVGDVPRKRHTQFRQPDGSLYAEELMGQEGFSSDSSLLYHRHAPTAIVAAEEFTPPAFTRTPNLPLKPRHLRTHKLDATGADPVLGRQYLLANDDVRIAYVLTDRPSPLFRDATGDHCLYVESGTLRVESTFGVLDAAAGDYVIIPTSTIHRLVPTGSEPTRLLTIEAAGHIGPPKRYLSVRGQFLEHSPYCERDVRGPDAPLLVDGTDVEVLVRHRRGWTRYVYANHPFDVVGWDGHMYPWAFSIHDFEPITGRIHQPPPVHQTFQGPNFVICSFVPRKVDYHPDAIPVPYNHHNVDSDEMLFYTGGNYEARRGSGIEQGSISLHPSGFTHGPQPGAAERSIGVDFFDELAVMVDTFRPLDLCDAATTCEDGAYAWTWARRG; encoded by the coding sequence ATGCCGTACTACCGCCGCGTCGGCGACGTGCCGCGCAAGCGCCACACCCAGTTCCGTCAGCCCGACGGGAGCCTCTACGCGGAGGAGCTGATGGGCCAGGAGGGCTTCTCCTCCGACTCGTCCCTGCTCTACCACCGGCACGCGCCGACCGCGATCGTCGCCGCCGAGGAGTTCACCCCGCCGGCGTTCACCCGCACGCCGAACCTCCCGCTGAAGCCCCGCCACCTGCGCACCCACAAGCTCGACGCCACCGGTGCCGACCCGGTCCTCGGCCGGCAGTACCTGCTCGCCAACGACGACGTGCGGATCGCGTACGTGCTGACCGACCGGCCGTCCCCGCTGTTCCGCGACGCCACCGGCGACCACTGCCTGTACGTCGAGTCCGGCACGCTGCGCGTCGAGTCGACGTTCGGCGTGCTCGACGCGGCCGCCGGCGACTACGTGATCATCCCGACGTCGACCATCCACCGGCTCGTCCCGACCGGTTCGGAGCCGACCCGGCTGCTCACCATCGAGGCGGCCGGCCACATCGGCCCCCCGAAGCGCTACCTGTCCGTACGCGGCCAGTTCCTGGAGCACTCGCCGTACTGCGAGCGGGACGTCCGCGGACCGGACGCGCCGCTGCTGGTCGACGGCACCGACGTGGAGGTGCTGGTCCGCCACCGTCGGGGATGGACCCGGTACGTCTACGCGAACCACCCGTTCGACGTGGTCGGCTGGGACGGGCACATGTACCCGTGGGCGTTCTCGATCCACGACTTCGAGCCGATCACCGGCCGGATCCACCAGCCGCCGCCGGTGCACCAGACCTTCCAGGGGCCCAACTTCGTGATCTGCTCGTTCGTGCCGCGCAAGGTCGACTACCACCCCGACGCGATTCCGGTGCCCTACAACCACCACAACGTCGACTCCGACGAGATGCTCTTCTACACCGGGGGCAACTACGAGGCGCGGCGCGGCTCCGGCATCGAGCAGGGCTCGATCTCGCTGCACCCGTCCGGCTTCACGCACGGGCCGCAGCCCGGCGCCGCCGAACGCTCGATCGGCGTGGACTTCTTCGACGAGCTGGCCGTCATGGTCGACACGTTCCGCCCGCTCGACCTGTGCGACGCGGCCACCACCTGCGAGGACGGCGCCTACGCCTGGACCTGGGCCCGCCGGGGGTAG
- a CDS encoding PQQ-binding-like beta-propeller repeat protein has product MGFPKGRRRVVLVAAVLLVAVAVAATVWRVLAPAEVSTPARDVYPEAPNPDPRVVARLPVAPLVVDGRLRVYAAQRQVYADRPVDHRYRTTPYWSYRRWPAELAGVVASGSTVVSRWSDGLLVALDARTGRVAWRAEGPAPARMPAVRRTGSARVWNPEGLFVAAVPGGGSVVVAAGGDALTAVDLTDGRRRWDAGVGSGCHDAVGTTAGGRLVSVDRCEGPATVEFRDAGTGTVGRRWRPAGAGDALVATPLGCRTGRSGCAGLRTDAGSGDGAARGWLFGDGEPTAAPALDRADSVLAGDTAIGTVGGSLVGRDARTGAERWRRDVGGARVLAVEPDRVHLVTDANGLRTLDAATGSQRSWFTLTAGSDGTSWAPGAAYAVDGFVAVERLREPVDPEADDQRYFFTSEPVLLAAT; this is encoded by the coding sequence ATGGGGTTCCCGAAGGGCCGGCGACGGGTCGTCCTCGTGGCGGCGGTCCTGCTGGTCGCCGTCGCGGTCGCGGCCACCGTCTGGCGGGTGCTCGCCCCGGCCGAGGTCAGCACACCGGCGCGGGACGTGTACCCGGAGGCCCCGAACCCGGACCCGCGGGTGGTCGCCCGGCTGCCGGTGGCCCCGCTGGTCGTCGACGGCCGGCTCCGGGTGTACGCGGCACAGCGCCAGGTCTACGCTGACCGCCCGGTCGACCACCGCTACCGGACCACCCCGTACTGGTCGTACCGCCGCTGGCCCGCCGAACTGGCCGGGGTGGTGGCGAGCGGGAGCACGGTGGTGAGCCGCTGGTCGGACGGCCTGCTCGTGGCCCTGGACGCGCGGACCGGCCGGGTCGCCTGGCGGGCGGAGGGGCCGGCTCCGGCGCGGATGCCGGCGGTGCGGCGGACCGGGTCGGCGAGGGTGTGGAACCCGGAGGGCCTCTTCGTCGCCGCGGTCCCCGGTGGCGGGTCGGTGGTGGTGGCCGCCGGTGGTGACGCGTTGACCGCCGTCGACCTGACCGACGGGCGGCGCCGCTGGGACGCCGGGGTCGGTTCCGGCTGCCACGACGCGGTCGGCACCACGGCGGGGGGCCGGCTCGTGAGTGTCGACCGGTGCGAGGGACCGGCGACGGTCGAGTTCCGGGACGCGGGCACCGGCACGGTGGGCCGCCGGTGGCGCCCGGCGGGCGCGGGGGACGCGCTGGTCGCCACGCCGCTGGGCTGCCGTACGGGCCGGTCCGGCTGTGCCGGCCTGCGCACGGACGCCGGGTCGGGCGACGGCGCGGCCCGCGGGTGGCTGTTCGGCGACGGCGAGCCGACGGCCGCACCCGCCCTGGACCGGGCGGACAGTGTGCTCGCCGGTGACACCGCGATCGGGACGGTCGGCGGCAGCCTCGTCGGCCGCGATGCGCGGACGGGTGCCGAGCGGTGGCGGCGGGACGTCGGCGGGGCGCGGGTGCTCGCCGTCGAGCCGGACCGGGTGCACCTGGTGACCGACGCCAACGGCTTGCGGACGCTGGACGCGGCCACCGGGTCGCAGCGCTCGTGGTTCACGCTCACCGCCGGATCGGACGGAACGTCGTGGGCGCCGGGGGCCGCGTACGCGGTGGACGGCTTCGTGGCGGTGGAGCGGCTCCGCGAACCGGTCGACCCGGAGGCGGACGATCAGCGCTACTTCTTCACCTCCGAACCGGTGCTGCTCGCCGCGACGTGA
- a CDS encoding RDD family protein has product MSVAPGWYVDPADPDTRRYWDGEGWVGAPIPVDATPPEGPPPAEPAGTPPAPAPGPVSPAPGHPPAGHVGPAGPVAGPPPHPGGWPPHAAPPGYAVPPGWPPGAWPGRPPEPRPHGLPLAGYGARLVARLIDFAVVFALNAAVNGWFVWRLAQEFRPTFAEWWRRVERGEMTSEPLPQPGAQAESLLVVILLIATALWLAYEVPPMAAGGQTPGKRLVGIKAVPLAADQPLGVGRALRRWNTLGLPTLLWYCCGLGLLLQLLDAVSPLFDHPMRQALHDKRAQTVVVQLPRTSAPKNDRTTPPGDTP; this is encoded by the coding sequence GTGAGCGTCGCACCCGGCTGGTACGTGGACCCCGCCGACCCGGACACCCGGCGGTACTGGGACGGCGAGGGCTGGGTCGGCGCGCCCATCCCGGTCGACGCCACCCCGCCGGAGGGTCCCCCGCCGGCCGAACCCGCCGGCACGCCGCCGGCGCCCGCCCCCGGACCGGTCTCCCCGGCCCCCGGCCACCCGCCCGCCGGGCACGTCGGCCCGGCCGGGCCCGTGGCCGGTCCGCCGCCGCACCCCGGCGGCTGGCCGCCGCACGCCGCCCCACCGGGGTACGCCGTGCCGCCCGGCTGGCCGCCCGGTGCCTGGCCGGGGCGGCCGCCGGAGCCCCGCCCGCACGGACTTCCGCTGGCCGGGTACGGGGCGCGACTGGTCGCCCGGCTGATCGACTTCGCCGTCGTGTTCGCGCTCAACGCCGCCGTCAACGGCTGGTTCGTCTGGCGCCTGGCGCAGGAGTTCCGGCCCACCTTCGCCGAGTGGTGGCGGCGCGTGGAGCGCGGGGAGATGACGTCCGAGCCGCTGCCCCAGCCCGGCGCGCAGGCGGAGTCGCTGCTGGTGGTCATCCTGCTGATCGCCACGGCGCTGTGGCTCGCGTACGAGGTGCCGCCGATGGCCGCCGGCGGGCAGACGCCGGGCAAGCGGCTGGTGGGCATCAAGGCCGTGCCGCTCGCCGCCGACCAGCCGCTCGGGGTGGGCCGGGCGCTACGTCGGTGGAACACGCTGGGGCTGCCCACGCTGCTGTGGTACTGCTGCGGCCTGGGCCTGCTGCTCCAGCTCCTCGACGCGGTCTCTCCGCTCTTCGACCACCCGATGCGGCAGGCCCTGCACGACAAGCGGGCGCAGACCGTGGTGGTCCAGCTTCCCCGTACCTCCGCCCCGAAGAACGACCGCACCACACCCCCGGGAGACACCCCATGA
- the hisC gene encoding histidinol-phosphate transaminase, translating to MTDTGRPQPAPRLTRADLDALPNYVPGRSPADLARELGLPEAIKLASNEVPYGPLPGVVQAVAEAAAGVHRYPDMGVVALRQALAERYGVDPDRIATGCGSVALAEHLVRATCLPGDELLYAWRSFEAYPIIAATSGATSVRVLNDAGHGHDLPAMAAAVTDRTRMILVCNPNNPTGTAVRRAELDRFLDAVPDDVLVVIDEAYREFVTDPEVPDGLSYADRPNVAVLRTLSKAWGLAGLRIGFLVAQPDVAAAVRKVVTPFSTSMAAQAGALAALAQADEVERRCALVVAERGRVTEALRKLVPDVPDSQANFVWLPLGDRAVEFGKACESRGVIVRPFPGDGVRVTIGTPAENDAFLAAAESALG from the coding sequence ATGACCGACACTGGACGTCCCCAGCCGGCGCCGCGGCTGACCCGCGCCGACCTGGACGCGCTGCCCAACTACGTACCGGGCCGCAGCCCGGCCGACCTGGCCCGGGAGCTGGGCCTGCCGGAGGCGATCAAGCTGGCCAGCAACGAGGTGCCGTACGGCCCGCTGCCCGGTGTCGTGCAGGCGGTCGCGGAGGCCGCCGCCGGGGTGCACCGCTACCCGGACATGGGCGTGGTGGCGCTGCGCCAGGCCCTGGCCGAGCGGTACGGGGTGGACCCGGACCGGATCGCCACGGGCTGCGGGTCGGTGGCGCTCGCCGAGCACCTGGTGCGGGCCACCTGCCTGCCCGGTGACGAACTGCTCTACGCGTGGCGCTCGTTCGAGGCGTACCCGATCATCGCGGCGACCAGCGGCGCGACCAGCGTACGCGTCCTCAACGACGCCGGGCACGGGCACGACCTGCCGGCGATGGCCGCGGCGGTGACCGACCGGACCCGGATGATCCTCGTCTGCAACCCGAACAACCCCACCGGTACGGCGGTGCGCAGGGCCGAGCTGGACCGGTTCCTCGACGCGGTGCCGGACGACGTGCTGGTGGTCATCGACGAGGCGTACCGGGAGTTCGTCACCGACCCGGAGGTGCCGGACGGCCTCAGCTACGCCGACCGGCCGAACGTGGCGGTGCTGCGGACGCTCTCCAAGGCGTGGGGGCTGGCCGGTCTGCGGATCGGGTTCCTGGTCGCCCAGCCCGACGTGGCGGCGGCGGTCCGCAAGGTCGTCACGCCCTTCTCGACCAGCATGGCCGCCCAGGCGGGCGCGCTCGCGGCGCTGGCCCAGGCCGACGAGGTGGAGCGCCGCTGCGCCCTGGTGGTGGCCGAGCGGGGCAGGGTCACCGAAGCGCTGCGCAAGCTCGTCCCGGACGTGCCGGACAGCCAGGCCAACTTCGTCTGGCTGCCGCTCGGCGACCGGGCCGTGGAGTTCGGCAAGGCGTGCGAGTCGCGCGGCGTGATCGTCCGGCCGTTCCCCGGCGACGGGGTGCGGGTCACCATCGGCACGCCGGCCGAGAACGACGCCTTCCTGGCTGCGGCGGAGTCGGCGCTCGGCTGA
- a CDS encoding SRPBCC domain-containing protein, which yields MSTVSVTRSIEAHAVDVWRLLTDLTVRTRATRGVEVLTAGGFGPGTTWREIRSRPDGSALIEEFVVIAMEPPRRLVLSSPGAGVDYRVTWTLRPVRRRGRGCTQVTVTQEAVPTAPYGRVVALLLGGLAARAVEGALRRDLADLAAATGATSEAA from the coding sequence ATGTCGACTGTGTCGGTGACCCGGTCCATCGAGGCGCACGCCGTTGATGTCTGGCGCCTGCTCACCGACCTGACCGTCCGCACCCGGGCCACCCGAGGCGTCGAGGTGCTGACCGCGGGCGGGTTCGGCCCCGGCACCACCTGGCGGGAGATCCGGTCGCGACCCGACGGGTCCGCCCTGATCGAGGAGTTCGTGGTGATCGCCATGGAGCCGCCGCGACGGCTGGTGCTCAGCTCACCCGGTGCGGGGGTCGACTACCGGGTCACCTGGACGTTGCGCCCGGTCCGCCGGCGTGGTCGCGGGTGCACGCAGGTCACCGTCACGCAGGAGGCGGTCCCCACCGCGCCTTACGGGCGGGTCGTGGCACTTCTCCTCGGCGGGCTGGCCGCCCGGGCGGTCGAGGGCGCCCTGCGCCGGGACCTCGCCGACCTCGCCGCCGCCACCGGCGCCACGAGCGAGGCCGCCTGA
- a CDS encoding Lrp/AsnC family transcriptional regulator: MNTGQDVQLDGLDSRLIELLAEEPRIGVLECSRRLGVARGTVQARLDKLVERGVIGGFGPDVSPAAIGFGVTSFVTLEISQRHGHDPVTAHLAAIPEVLEAHTITGTGDLLCRIVARSNADLQRVIDQIVSYEGIRRASTIIALAEQIPYRVLPLVRSAVQGRAPC; encoded by the coding sequence GTGAACACTGGTCAGGATGTCCAGCTCGACGGGCTCGACTCGCGGTTGATCGAACTGCTCGCCGAGGAACCCCGGATCGGCGTGCTGGAGTGTTCCCGCCGCCTCGGCGTGGCCCGGGGCACCGTGCAGGCCCGCCTCGACAAGCTGGTCGAGCGGGGGGTGATCGGCGGTTTCGGGCCGGACGTGTCGCCGGCCGCCATCGGGTTCGGGGTGACCAGCTTCGTCACTCTGGAGATCAGCCAGCGGCACGGCCACGACCCGGTCACCGCCCACCTGGCGGCGATCCCGGAGGTGCTGGAGGCGCACACCATCACCGGCACCGGTGACCTGCTCTGCCGCATCGTGGCCCGGTCCAACGCCGACCTCCAGCGGGTGATCGACCAGATCGTCTCGTACGAGGGCATAAGGCGGGCATCAACGATCATCGCCCTGGCCGAACAGATCCCGTACCGCGTCCTCCCCCTGGTCCGCTCCGCGGTGCAAGGAAGGGCCCCCTGTTAA
- a CDS encoding DUF397 domain-containing protein: MNDLAGAVWRTSSRSNDQGLCVEVADNLVDALGVVAVRDSKDRSGPTLAVSPPGWTAFVRAIQAGQFHS, encoded by the coding sequence ATGAACGATCTCGCGGGCGCGGTCTGGCGTACCAGTAGCCGCTCGAACGACCAGGGCCTCTGCGTGGAGGTGGCCGACAACCTCGTCGACGCGCTCGGCGTGGTGGCCGTACGCGACTCGAAGGACAGGTCCGGCCCCACGCTGGCGGTGAGTCCCCCGGGGTGGACGGCGTTCGTGCGGGCGATCCAGGCGGGACAGTTCCACTCCTGA
- a CDS encoding helix-turn-helix domain-containing protein encodes MRIEVTPADVAASRFAISPLGEAMFALRLCAGQNTAPGLAPWVARVRPAYERLRRQQPAVGALLALLRRGGYNADFIHPPPDGTGRDFADELAVVRATPLAQAREELACNLAGHRTPPAYARRIYDSPDVVDRLAVGIEAAWTTLVEPDWPRLRAVLERDLLHRAGRLLAYGWGSAVAGLDPRLRWVPGGAVGYIEVADRDPETYTLAGQGLLLVPTVFGMMINYVQQPWPFAIVYRASGVAELLGPPDPTRPDEALDRLVGRARATILRALAVPATTSQLVAQLNLSLGGAGDHLSVLRESGLVTRTRTGRAVLYRRTPLGDALAATP; translated from the coding sequence GTGCGGATCGAGGTCACTCCCGCCGACGTCGCGGCCAGTCGGTTCGCGATCTCGCCCCTCGGTGAGGCGATGTTCGCGCTCCGGCTCTGCGCCGGGCAGAACACCGCCCCCGGCCTGGCTCCCTGGGTGGCCCGGGTGCGGCCGGCGTACGAGCGACTGCGGCGGCAACAGCCGGCGGTGGGGGCGCTGCTGGCGCTGCTGCGCCGGGGCGGGTACAACGCGGACTTCATCCACCCGCCGCCGGACGGCACCGGCCGGGACTTCGCCGACGAACTGGCGGTGGTCCGCGCGACGCCACTGGCGCAGGCCCGCGAGGAACTGGCCTGCAATCTCGCCGGGCACCGCACCCCACCGGCGTACGCCCGCCGGATCTACGACTCTCCGGACGTGGTGGACCGCCTCGCGGTCGGCATCGAGGCGGCCTGGACGACCCTGGTGGAGCCGGACTGGCCGCGCCTGCGGGCCGTCCTGGAACGGGACCTGCTGCACCGGGCCGGGCGCCTCCTGGCGTACGGCTGGGGGTCGGCGGTCGCGGGCCTGGACCCCCGGCTGCGGTGGGTGCCCGGCGGGGCGGTCGGGTACATCGAGGTGGCCGACCGCGATCCGGAGACGTACACGCTGGCCGGGCAGGGGCTGCTCCTCGTCCCCACCGTGTTCGGCATGATGATCAACTACGTCCAGCAGCCCTGGCCGTTCGCCATCGTCTACCGGGCCTCCGGGGTCGCCGAGCTCCTCGGGCCACCCGACCCGACCCGCCCCGACGAGGCGCTGGACCGGTTGGTCGGCCGGGCCCGGGCGACGATCCTGCGGGCGTTGGCTGTACCCGCGACCACGAGCCAGCTCGTCGCTCAGCTCAACCTGAGCCTCGGCGGGGCGGGCGACCACCTGTCGGTGCTCCGCGAGTCCGGCCTGGTGACGCGTACCCGAACCGGCCGCGCCGTCCTCTACCGACGCACCCCGCTGGGCGACGCCCTGGCCGCTACGCCCTGA
- a CDS encoding RDD family protein produces the protein MTQPPSYPMPPAGGPPPAAGGSLPPAGPPGYAVPPQWAPVAPPGWPAPPGYAGPPGPVPPPPALAPNGLPLASFPDRLVAWLVDAALATVVALVFFLPVYLVLWLRMFREMTRTNPDGTPVEPDPRVLFQDFLLPLLLAYVGLFVLVIALYWLYHVEYLLRRDGQTFGKKIMKLRVVPLDPARPLTRRTVGRRWLVQYLAGTLVPGLSYVDGFWQLWDKPWQQCLHDKFAETVVVKVAE, from the coding sequence GTGACGCAGCCTCCGTCGTACCCGATGCCGCCGGCCGGTGGGCCCCCGCCCGCCGCCGGCGGCTCGCTGCCGCCCGCCGGTCCCCCGGGGTACGCGGTGCCACCCCAGTGGGCGCCCGTCGCGCCACCCGGCTGGCCCGCGCCCCCGGGGTACGCCGGACCGCCCGGGCCGGTGCCGCCGCCTCCGGCGCTCGCCCCGAACGGGCTCCCGCTCGCGAGCTTCCCCGATCGACTGGTGGCGTGGCTGGTCGACGCAGCGCTGGCGACGGTCGTCGCGCTGGTGTTCTTCCTCCCGGTCTACCTGGTCCTCTGGTTGCGGATGTTCCGGGAGATGACGCGGACCAACCCGGACGGGACACCGGTCGAGCCGGACCCGCGCGTGCTCTTCCAGGATTTCCTGCTGCCGCTGCTGCTGGCCTACGTCGGGCTGTTCGTCCTGGTGATCGCCCTGTACTGGCTGTACCACGTGGAGTACCTGCTGCGGCGTGACGGCCAGACGTTCGGCAAGAAGATCATGAAGCTACGAGTCGTCCCGCTGGATCCGGCCCGGCCGCTGACCCGGCGCACGGTCGGCCGGCGCTGGCTGGTGCAGTACCTCGCCGGCACCCTGGTCCCCGGTCTCAGCTACGTCGACGGGTTCTGGCAGCTGTGGGACAAGCCCTGGCAGCAATGCCTCCACGACAAGTTCGCGGAAACCGTCGTCGTTAAGGTTGCCGAGTGA
- the hppD gene encoding 4-hydroxyphenylpyruvate dioxygenase — MTQAIDRPQSTEEVDVDRLVGAVDHDISHDPFPVKGLDHVHFLVGNAKQAAHYYSTAFGMTCVAYRGPEQGYRDRAQYVLTSGSARFVLTGAVHPDAEGADHVAKHSDGVSDIALEVPDVDAAYAHATAQGATGLVEPHDVSDEHGTVRMAAIAAYGDTRHTLVDRSRYSGPFLPGFVARGPIVDRQPMIDAGIQPKRFFQAVDHVVGNVELGRMDEWVEFYKRVMGFTNMAEFVGDDIATDYSALMSKVVANGTRKVKFPLNEPAVARKKSQIDEYLEFYQGPGAQHIAVATNDILASVDAMRAAGVEFLETPDSYYDDPELRARIGEVRVPIEELKARKILVDRDEDGYLLQIFTKPVQDRPTVFFELIERHGSLGFGKGNFKALFEAIEREQEKRGNL; from the coding sequence ATGACCCAGGCGATCGACCGACCCCAGTCGACCGAGGAGGTCGACGTCGACCGTTTGGTCGGCGCCGTCGACCACGACATCAGCCACGACCCGTTCCCGGTCAAGGGGCTCGACCACGTCCACTTCCTGGTGGGCAACGCCAAGCAGGCCGCCCACTACTACTCCACCGCGTTCGGCATGACCTGCGTGGCGTACCGGGGGCCGGAGCAGGGCTACCGCGACCGCGCCCAGTACGTGCTGACCAGCGGCTCGGCCCGGTTCGTGCTGACCGGCGCGGTCCACCCGGACGCCGAGGGCGCCGACCACGTGGCGAAGCACAGCGACGGCGTCTCCGACATCGCCCTGGAGGTGCCGGACGTCGACGCCGCGTACGCGCACGCCACCGCGCAGGGCGCGACCGGCCTGGTCGAGCCGCACGACGTCAGCGACGAGCACGGCACCGTCCGGATGGCGGCGATCGCCGCGTACGGCGACACCCGGCACACCCTGGTCGACCGGTCCCGCTACAGCGGCCCGTTCCTGCCCGGCTTCGTGGCGCGCGGCCCGATCGTGGACCGGCAGCCGATGATCGACGCCGGCATCCAGCCGAAGCGGTTCTTCCAGGCGGTCGACCACGTCGTCGGCAACGTCGAGCTGGGCCGGATGGACGAGTGGGTCGAGTTCTACAAGCGCGTCATGGGCTTCACCAACATGGCGGAGTTCGTCGGTGACGACATCGCCACCGACTACTCGGCGCTGATGAGCAAGGTCGTCGCCAACGGCACCCGCAAGGTGAAGTTCCCGCTGAACGAGCCGGCGGTCGCCCGTAAGAAGTCGCAGATCGACGAGTACCTGGAGTTCTACCAGGGCCCCGGTGCCCAGCACATCGCCGTGGCCACCAACGACATCCTGGCCAGCGTCGACGCGATGCGCGCGGCGGGCGTCGAGTTCCTGGAGACGCCGGACTCGTACTACGACGACCCGGAGCTGCGCGCCCGCATCGGTGAGGTGCGGGTGCCGATCGAGGAGCTGAAGGCCCGCAAGATCCTGGTCGACCGCGACGAGGACGGCTACCTGCTCCAGATCTTCACCAAGCCGGTGCAGGACCGCCCGACGGTGTTCTTCGAGCTGATCGAGCGGCACGGCTCCCTGGGCTTCGGCAAGGGCAACTTCAAGGCGCTCTTCGAGGCCATCGAGCGGGAGCAGGAGAAGCGCGGCAACCTGTAA
- the fahA gene encoding fumarylacetoacetase, whose translation MSWVTGVEGSPYGVHNLPYGVFRTADREPRVGVRIGELVLDLGGAEAAGLVLAAGALGRPRLNEFLALGRPQWTAVRQRITDLLTDPAHRAAVEPLLVPLAEVELLLPFEVADYVDFYSSEHHAANVGQIFRPGQPPLLPNWKHLPIGYHGRAGTVVVSGTPVVRPQGQRATPQGPVTGPSVRLDIEAEVGFVVGVPSPLGRPVAARDFADHVFGVVLVNDWSARDIQAWEYQPLGPFLGKSFATSVSAWVTPLEALGAAFVPAPDQDPPVADYLRDEPHLGLDLSLTVEWNGERVSEPPFATMYWTPAQQLAHLTVNGASLRTGDLYASGTVSGPERHQVGSFLELTWGGTEPVKVGGGETRTFLEDGDTVTITATAPGPDGTTVAFGEVTGTILPAH comes from the coding sequence ATGAGTTGGGTGACGGGTGTCGAGGGTTCCCCGTACGGGGTGCACAACCTGCCGTACGGGGTGTTCCGCACGGCCGACCGCGAGCCGCGGGTGGGCGTACGCATCGGGGAACTCGTGCTGGACCTCGGCGGCGCGGAGGCGGCCGGCCTGGTGCTCGCCGCCGGGGCGCTGGGCCGCCCCCGCCTGAACGAGTTCCTGGCGCTCGGCCGTCCCCAGTGGACGGCGGTCCGGCAGCGGATCACCGACCTGCTGACCGACCCGGCCCACCGGGCGGCGGTCGAGCCGCTGCTGGTCCCGCTGGCCGAGGTCGAGCTGCTGCTGCCGTTCGAGGTGGCGGACTACGTCGACTTCTACTCGTCCGAGCACCACGCCGCGAACGTGGGCCAGATCTTCCGGCCCGGCCAGCCGCCGCTGCTGCCGAACTGGAAGCACCTGCCGATCGGGTACCACGGCCGGGCCGGCACGGTCGTCGTCTCCGGCACGCCGGTGGTGCGGCCGCAGGGTCAGCGCGCCACCCCGCAGGGCCCCGTCACCGGTCCTTCGGTCCGCCTCGACATCGAGGCGGAGGTCGGCTTCGTGGTCGGCGTGCCGAGCCCGCTGGGCCGGCCGGTCGCCGCCCGCGACTTCGCCGACCACGTCTTCGGCGTGGTACTGGTCAACGACTGGTCCGCCCGGGACATCCAGGCCTGGGAGTACCAGCCGCTCGGCCCGTTCCTCGGCAAGTCCTTCGCCACCTCGGTCTCGGCCTGGGTGACCCCGCTGGAGGCGCTCGGCGCCGCGTTCGTCCCGGCACCGGACCAGGACCCGCCGGTGGCCGACTACCTGCGCGACGAGCCGCACCTGGGCCTGGACCTGAGCCTCACCGTCGAGTGGAACGGCGAGCGCGTCAGTGAGCCGCCGTTCGCCACGATGTACTGGACCCCGGCCCAGCAACTGGCCCACCTGACCGTCAACGGGGCGTCGCTGCGCACCGGCGACCTGTACGCCTCCGGCACGGTCTCCGGTCCCGAGCGGCACCAGGTCGGTTCGTTCCTGGAGCTGACGTGGGGCGGGACGGAGCCGGTGAAGGTGGGCGGCGGGGAGACCCGGACCTTCCTGGAGGACGGGGACACGGTCACCATCACCGCCACCGCGCCCGGCCCGGACGGTACGACCGTCGCGTTCGGCGAGGTGACCGGAACCATCCTCCCGGCGCACTGA